Proteins encoded by one window of Akkermansia muciniphila ATCC BAA-835:
- a CDS encoding acyltransferase family protein has product MSSLSDTRPQRIAAIDALRGFDMFFLTGGLALVVAGINLFYDRSPEWLVKHSTHVAWEGFAAWDLVMPLFLFIVGTAMPFSFSKRIGSEPLWKIYLKVARRVVVLFLLGMVVQGNLLSFEPSRMSLYCNTLQAIASGYLIAAICLLHLSIRWQVAATGGLLAVYWLVMKFVSFSDPAVGSCAAGMLEPGRNLALLLDKYLMGNWQDGTNYAWILAQFGFGAMTMLGLLGGQILKRVQGHGKKLAWLLCAGAGCLALGYAWSLDFPMIKRLFTSSMVLWAAGWCYFLLFLFYLLTDVLKLNWLTFFFSVIGSNAIFVYMWVSLCPPTGNFSRVLFAGFSECFGDADRFVFYLCNYALIWGVLYYMYKNRTFIKV; this is encoded by the coding sequence ATGAGTTCACTTTCCGATACCAGGCCGCAGAGAATTGCGGCCATTGACGCCCTGCGGGGATTTGACATGTTTTTCCTGACCGGGGGCCTGGCTCTGGTTGTGGCCGGCATCAATCTTTTTTACGACCGGAGCCCCGAGTGGCTGGTGAAGCACAGCACGCACGTGGCTTGGGAGGGATTCGCCGCCTGGGATCTGGTGATGCCCCTCTTTTTGTTCATTGTGGGAACGGCCATGCCGTTTTCCTTTTCCAAACGCATCGGTTCGGAACCTCTGTGGAAGATTTACCTGAAGGTTGCCAGGCGGGTAGTGGTGCTTTTTTTGCTGGGCATGGTGGTGCAGGGCAATCTGCTGAGTTTTGAACCGTCCAGGATGTCCCTGTACTGCAATACGCTCCAGGCCATCGCCTCCGGCTACCTGATTGCGGCCATTTGCCTTCTTCATCTGTCCATCCGGTGGCAGGTAGCGGCAACGGGGGGGCTGCTGGCTGTGTACTGGCTGGTCATGAAGTTTGTTTCCTTTTCTGACCCCGCGGTGGGTTCCTGTGCGGCAGGAATGCTTGAACCGGGGAGGAATCTGGCCCTGCTGCTGGATAAATACCTGATGGGAAACTGGCAGGATGGAACGAATTATGCGTGGATTCTGGCGCAGTTCGGTTTTGGCGCCATGACCATGCTCGGTCTGCTGGGCGGCCAGATTCTGAAGCGGGTGCAGGGGCACGGGAAAAAGCTGGCGTGGCTGTTATGTGCGGGCGCGGGCTGCCTGGCGCTGGGATATGCCTGGAGCCTGGATTTTCCGATGATCAAGCGTTTGTTCACCAGTTCCATGGTATTGTGGGCGGCGGGATGGTGCTATTTTCTGCTGTTCCTGTTCTATCTGCTGACGGATGTGCTGAAATTGAACTGGTTGACATTCTTTTTCTCCGTAATAGGGAGCAATGCCATTTTCGTGTACATGTGGGTATCTCTGTGCCCCCCTACGGGCAATTTCTCCCGGGTATTGTTTGCCGGGTTTAGCGAGTGCTTCGGGGATGCGGACAGGTTTGTCTTTTACCTGTGCAATTACGCCCTGATTTGGGGCGTGTTGTATTACATGTACAAAAACCGGACCTTCATCAAGGTCTAG
- the rffA gene encoding dTDP-4-amino-4,6-dideoxygalactose transaminase: MEIPFNQPHQHGPELDYIRDAIQRAHLCGDGYYTKKCHELLAERTGAGKVLLVHSGTAALEMAALLIDCRPGDEIIMPSYTFVSTANAFVLRGGVPVFVDIRPDTQNIDETLIEAAITDRTRAICVVHYAGVACEMDAIMEIAERHRLYVIEDAAQGVGSCYRGRRLGSIGHLGCYSFHETKNVISGEGGALLVNDPSLMERAEIIREKGTNRARFFRGQVDKYTWVDVGSSYLPGEMIAAYLYAQLEHGQEINGERLKWWDMYHRALAPLEEQGVLRRPCIPEHCTHNAHMYYVLLRSMEERTRLINKLAEHGIKAVFHYIPLHSSPAGMRFGRSAGAMPHTDRTSDTLLRLPLYYDLGEEGCREVLRAGFGLEGVES, encoded by the coding sequence ATGGAGATTCCTTTCAACCAACCTCACCAGCACGGTCCCGAATTGGATTATATCCGGGACGCCATCCAGCGCGCCCATTTATGCGGAGACGGCTATTACACGAAAAAATGCCATGAACTGCTTGCGGAACGCACCGGCGCCGGAAAGGTTCTGCTGGTTCATTCCGGAACCGCCGCGCTGGAGATGGCGGCCCTGTTGATCGACTGCCGCCCGGGCGACGAGATTATCATGCCTTCCTATACGTTCGTCTCCACGGCGAACGCGTTTGTGCTGCGCGGCGGCGTTCCTGTATTCGTGGATATCAGGCCGGATACGCAGAATATTGACGAGACGCTGATAGAAGCGGCCATCACGGACCGCACCCGCGCCATTTGCGTGGTTCATTACGCGGGCGTGGCTTGTGAAATGGATGCAATCATGGAAATTGCCGAGAGGCATCGCCTGTATGTGATTGAAGACGCTGCCCAGGGCGTCGGCTCCTGCTACAGAGGGCGTCGGCTCGGCTCCATCGGCCATTTGGGCTGTTACAGTTTCCACGAGACCAAGAATGTCATTTCCGGAGAGGGAGGAGCCCTGCTGGTGAATGACCCCTCCCTGATGGAACGCGCGGAGATTATCCGGGAAAAAGGGACCAACCGTGCCAGGTTTTTCCGCGGGCAGGTGGACAAATACACCTGGGTGGACGTAGGTTCCTCCTATCTGCCCGGAGAGATGATCGCCGCTTATTTGTATGCCCAGCTGGAACACGGGCAGGAGATCAACGGGGAAAGGCTGAAGTGGTGGGATATGTACCACCGCGCGCTGGCTCCATTGGAAGAACAGGGGGTGTTGCGGCGTCCGTGCATTCCGGAGCATTGCACGCATAACGCCCACATGTATTACGTGTTGCTCCGTTCCATGGAGGAGCGCACGCGCTTGATCAACAAGCTGGCGGAGCACGGGATTAAAGCGGTGTTCCACTACATTCCCCTCCATTCCTCCCCTGCCGGGATGAGATTCGGGCGTTCTGCCGGGGCCATGCCTCATACGGACCGTACCAGCGATACGTTGCTGAGGCTTCCTTTGTATT
- the atpD gene encoding F0F1 ATP synthase subunit beta, with protein MNNTGILVQIIGAVVDADFSQAETLPALLNALEVDYEVDGKRKTLVLEVQQHIGDGWVRAVAMSSTDGLRRGMPVRDTGRPIEVPVGQCVLGRIFNVLGEAVDERGGLSCAGMKSIHRGAPPLDEQSTSTEVLETGIKVIDLICPFLKGGKIGAFGGAGVGKTVLIMELINNIAKARSGLSVFAGVGERTREGNDLYNEMIESGVINLEKPEESKVALVYGQMNEPPGARLRVALSALTMAEYFRDEEHKDVLLFIDNIFRFSQAGSEVSALLGRTPSAVGYQPNLAEEMADLQERITSTKHGSITSMQAVYVPADDLTDPAPATTFAHLDSTVVLERSLAAQGLFPAVEPLSSTSKALAPEIVGNEHYEVARGVQMVLQRYKDLQDMIAILGMDELSEEDKLIVSRARKIQRFLTQPFHVAEVFSSIPGAYVPVAETVRGFKEILEGKLDMVPEDAFFMRGGIDDVLKEAK; from the coding sequence ATGAATAACACAGGCATTCTCGTTCAGATCATCGGCGCTGTGGTCGATGCGGACTTCTCCCAGGCAGAAACGCTCCCCGCCCTGCTCAATGCGCTGGAAGTGGACTATGAAGTTGACGGCAAGCGCAAGACCCTGGTTCTGGAAGTCCAGCAGCACATCGGAGACGGCTGGGTCCGCGCCGTGGCCATGAGTTCTACGGACGGTCTGCGGCGGGGGATGCCGGTGCGCGACACGGGGCGCCCTATTGAAGTTCCTGTGGGACAGTGCGTGCTGGGACGTATTTTCAATGTGCTGGGGGAAGCTGTGGACGAGCGCGGCGGACTCTCCTGCGCCGGTATGAAGAGCATCCACCGCGGCGCTCCGCCGTTGGACGAACAATCCACCAGCACGGAAGTGCTGGAAACGGGCATCAAGGTAATTGACCTTATCTGCCCCTTCCTGAAAGGCGGCAAAATCGGTGCCTTTGGGGGTGCGGGGGTAGGCAAGACCGTGCTCATCATGGAGTTGATCAACAACATTGCCAAGGCGCGCAGCGGCCTCTCCGTTTTTGCCGGGGTGGGGGAACGCACCCGTGAGGGGAACGACCTGTACAATGAGATGATAGAATCCGGAGTCATCAACCTGGAGAAACCGGAAGAATCCAAGGTGGCGCTGGTGTACGGACAGATGAATGAACCCCCCGGCGCCCGTCTGCGCGTAGCCCTGTCCGCCCTGACGATGGCGGAATACTTCCGTGACGAGGAGCATAAGGACGTGCTGCTGTTCATTGACAATATTTTCCGTTTCTCCCAGGCGGGGTCGGAAGTGTCCGCCCTGCTGGGCCGCACGCCGTCCGCCGTGGGTTACCAGCCGAACCTGGCGGAGGAAATGGCGGATCTTCAGGAACGCATCACCTCCACCAAGCACGGCTCCATCACCTCCATGCAGGCCGTGTATGTTCCTGCGGACGACTTGACGGACCCGGCCCCGGCCACAACCTTCGCCCACCTGGACTCCACGGTGGTGCTGGAACGCTCTCTGGCGGCCCAGGGGCTCTTCCCGGCGGTGGAACCGCTGTCTTCCACTTCCAAGGCCCTGGCCCCGGAAATTGTGGGGAATGAGCATTATGAAGTGGCGCGTGGCGTGCAGATGGTGCTGCAGCGCTACAAGGACCTTCAGGATATGATTGCCATTCTGGGCATGGACGAACTTTCGGAAGAAGACAAGCTCATCGTGAGCCGCGCCCGCAAGATTCAGCGCTTCCTGACCCAGCCGTTCCATGTGGCGGAAGTCTTTTCCAGCATTCCCGGTGCCTATGTTCCCGTGGCGGAAACCGTCCGGGGCTTCAAGGAAATCCTGGAAGGCAAGCTGGACATGGTTCCGGAGGACGCCTTCTTCATGCGCGGCGGCATTGATGACGTCCTCAAGGAAGCCAAATAA
- a CDS encoding SprT-like domain-containing protein, with amino-acid sequence MNSWQHSNYGTTSANLSKDFLFLRLRKEKRLFPEKPVLHGNSVMMPFSIFPAPHFMLCCPCNMTMGNDQSGERDSFRNIETYARMKMDELGLADWQFGWDRAKRRLGVCRLLEKSITISIHFVRANLETPHEIRDTILHEIAHALAWTRHGERTHGPRWKQICREIGAVPCASAKPDAIRVTTYKYLLRLKTTGEIVGKYHRRPSFAKYLKRMALKGRPDTLGQLELAPYEE; translated from the coding sequence GTGAACTCATGGCAACATTCCAACTACGGCACCACGTCCGCCAACCTTTCCAAAGACTTTCTTTTTCTAAGGCTCCGCAAAGAAAAACGGCTGTTTCCGGAAAAACCTGTCCTTCACGGCAACTCCGTCATGATGCCTTTCTCCATATTCCCTGCCCCGCATTTCATGCTATGCTGCCCCTGCAACATGACCATGGGGAACGACCAATCCGGCGAACGCGACAGCTTCCGGAATATTGAAACTTACGCTCGCATGAAAATGGATGAACTTGGTCTGGCAGACTGGCAATTCGGCTGGGACCGGGCCAAAAGAAGGCTGGGAGTGTGCCGTCTGCTGGAAAAAAGCATTACGATTTCCATTCACTTCGTCCGCGCCAACCTGGAGACCCCTCATGAAATCCGTGACACGATTCTGCATGAGATCGCCCACGCCCTGGCGTGGACCCGCCACGGAGAACGCACCCACGGACCGCGATGGAAACAAATTTGCAGAGAAATAGGGGCTGTCCCGTGTGCCTCCGCCAAACCGGACGCCATCCGCGTCACCACGTACAAATATCTCCTGCGTCTGAAAACGACGGGAGAAATCGTCGGCAAATACCACCGCCGCCCCTCTTTCGCCAAATACCTCAAGCGCATGGCCCTGAAAGGCCGCCCCGATACGCTGGGCCAGCTGGAACTGGCGCCTTATGAAGAATAA
- a CDS encoding DUF5069 domain-containing protein: MMEEDWNDTFYDLFREAVGRYHEGHRNVDGFFTDQEIIFLSSIGCRTRELFDFVETYARTGEPSPTTVLLMAAARRDFFLTVQHGQFYQGKPVIGYDLPGFGDELCGLPYLPRLIAKARAKLVGSMGDDIIYCCENDRRFFRDHGNIHPADFLRVVWAAGDSDPKVYDYVRQRTLSVSSAVPDNEQT, from the coding sequence ATGATGGAAGAAGATTGGAACGATACGTTTTACGACCTTTTCCGCGAAGCGGTGGGGCGCTACCATGAAGGCCACAGGAATGTGGACGGTTTCTTTACGGACCAGGAAATTATCTTTCTGTCTTCCATCGGCTGCCGCACTCGGGAATTGTTTGATTTTGTAGAAACCTATGCCCGTACGGGAGAACCTTCCCCCACCACGGTTCTGCTGATGGCTGCGGCGCGCCGGGACTTCTTCCTGACCGTCCAGCACGGGCAGTTTTACCAGGGGAAACCTGTGATCGGGTATGATTTGCCGGGGTTCGGCGACGAACTCTGCGGTCTCCCCTACCTTCCGCGCCTGATTGCCAAGGCGCGGGCCAAGCTCGTCGGTTCCATGGGGGATGACATCATTTACTGCTGTGAGAATGACCGCCGTTTCTTCCGGGATCACGGAAATATTCATCCCGCCGACTTCCTGCGGGTGGTCTGGGCAGCCGGAGACAGCGACCCGAAGGTGTACGATTACGTACGCCAGCGCACCTTGAGTGTTTCCTCTGCTGTTCCGGATAATGAGCAGACGTAA
- the atpC gene encoding ATP synthase F1 subunit epsilon, whose amino-acid sequence MSMEFKVITPDEVAVAATVEYVYLPGSLGEMGVLEHHTALITSLEPGELRYKPMDGPEESMVVGTGFVQVNDDHVLMVTDLALNSSQIDEGSVERAIQEAQEVLKTRSEMSREEQARFEANLTKQIMMLNFKRKHKSPGR is encoded by the coding sequence ATGAGCATGGAGTTCAAAGTCATTACCCCGGATGAAGTGGCGGTTGCCGCTACTGTAGAATACGTTTATCTGCCCGGCAGTCTCGGGGAGATGGGCGTGCTGGAACACCATACGGCCCTGATTACCTCCCTGGAACCAGGGGAACTCCGCTACAAGCCCATGGACGGCCCGGAGGAAAGCATGGTGGTGGGCACCGGCTTTGTGCAGGTCAATGACGACCATGTTCTCATGGTAACCGACCTCGCGCTTAATTCCTCCCAGATTGATGAAGGCAGCGTGGAACGGGCCATTCAGGAAGCGCAGGAGGTGCTCAAGACGCGTTCGGAAATGTCCCGCGAGGAACAGGCCCGCTTTGAAGCCAATCTGACCAAGCAGATCATGATGCTTAACTTCAAGCGCAAACATAAATCGCCGGGCCGATGA